The following are from one region of the Achromobacter xylosoxidans genome:
- a CDS encoding DUF802 domain-containing protein, whose product MSKYLTNLVVFLAGLAVVGWIGVGYAGTNPLALAVTLLIGVCYLGGALELLRYQQATSSLMRALSGLSEAPGNLGSWLDQLPPGLRNAARLRIEGERAGLPGPALTPYLVGLLVLLGMLGTFLGMVVTLRGTGLALESATDLAAIRASLAAPVKGLGFAFGTSIAGVASSAMLGLLAALCRRDRVRAAQLLDSKAATTLRVYSQGYQREESFKLLQRQAEVMQRQAEAMPTLVDKLQAMMGDMARQNQALSDRHMASQDAFQGKAEAAYSRLAAVMEQSMKESVSQSARSAGAALQPVVEATMASLSRETASLQDTVTQAVQRQLEGLTSGFQATTSNVAGIWNQALAGQQRASEALSQDLRASLDHFAQTFEQRSAALLDSVSSRLEESSGSMSQAWTQALSRQEQASEKLAGDNLQALTAAAASFEQHSASLLRTLNQSHTLLQSELASRDQQRLAAWTDTLGAMGATLRQEWEQSGAQAAERQEAISATLAQTVRDITAQAEVQARLLEGVSARMEAAANGVSQQWASALARQEQAGEKLAGDNREALAAAAATFEQHSAALLQTLDQSHTQLQAALASRDQERLAAWTGTLTAMAATLSQEWQQAGADTVARQQAASDTLAQTARDIAAQTQAQAGLLESVSARLETAAGSVTQAWTEAQARQEQVNAKLAGDNQQALETAAATFEQHSAALLQTLDQSHAELQTALASRDQERLAAWTGTLTAMAAKLGQEWEQAGTQAALRQLEVNDTLAQTARDVSAQTQAQAGLLESVSARLETAATGVTQAWTEAQARQEQANAKLAGDTQQALETAAASFEQHSAALLQTLDQSHAELQAALASRDQERLAAWTGTLTAMAAKLGQEWEQAGTQAALRQLEVNDTLAQTARDITAQTQAQAGLLESVSARLETAATGVTQAWTEAQARQEQANAKLAGDNQQALETAAAAFEQHSAALLQTLEQSQTDLQNALAAEDQARLEAWTGKLGTIADSLRAEWEQTSSYTANQQQQICDTLAITAQDISAQTQASANDTIAEIGRLVQAASEAPRAAAEVIGELRQKLSDSMERDNDMLEERNRLLETLGTLLDAVNHTAAEQRTAVDALVSSSAELLDRVGTQFTEQAQAETGKLAEVAAQVASGAAEVASLGESFGTAVQLFGESNDKLVAHLQRIEAALDKSIARGDEQLAYYVAQAREVVDLSMVSQKQIVENLQQLAIQRATAGAEAA is encoded by the coding sequence ATGTCCAAATATCTGACTAATCTCGTGGTTTTCTTGGCGGGTCTGGCCGTCGTGGGCTGGATCGGCGTGGGCTATGCGGGCACCAACCCGCTGGCGCTGGCCGTGACCTTGCTGATAGGCGTCTGTTACCTGGGCGGCGCGCTGGAACTGCTGCGCTACCAGCAGGCGACCTCCTCGTTGATGCGCGCGCTCTCGGGCCTGTCCGAAGCGCCCGGCAATCTGGGATCCTGGCTGGACCAGTTGCCGCCGGGCCTGCGCAACGCCGCGCGCCTGCGCATCGAAGGCGAGCGCGCGGGCCTGCCTGGCCCGGCGCTGACGCCATACCTGGTCGGCCTGCTGGTGCTGCTGGGCATGCTGGGGACCTTCCTGGGCATGGTCGTGACCCTGCGCGGCACCGGCCTGGCGCTGGAAAGCGCCACCGACCTGGCCGCCATCCGCGCCTCGCTCGCCGCGCCGGTCAAGGGCCTGGGCTTTGCCTTCGGCACCTCGATCGCCGGCGTGGCCAGCTCCGCCATGCTGGGTCTGCTGGCAGCCCTGTGCCGCCGCGACCGCGTGCGCGCGGCGCAACTGCTGGACAGCAAGGCGGCAACCACCCTGCGCGTGTACTCGCAGGGCTATCAACGCGAAGAATCCTTCAAGCTGCTGCAACGCCAGGCTGAAGTGATGCAGCGCCAGGCGGAGGCCATGCCCACCCTGGTCGACAAGCTGCAAGCCATGATGGGCGACATGGCCCGCCAGAACCAGGCCCTGAGCGACCGCCACATGGCCAGCCAGGACGCGTTCCAGGGCAAGGCCGAGGCCGCCTATTCGCGCCTGGCCGCCGTCATGGAACAGTCCATGAAGGAAAGCGTGTCGCAAAGCGCGCGCTCGGCCGGCGCCGCCCTGCAACCCGTGGTGGAAGCGACGATGGCCAGCCTGTCGCGGGAAACCGCGTCCCTGCAGGACACCGTGACGCAAGCCGTGCAGCGCCAGCTGGAAGGCCTGACCTCGGGCTTCCAGGCCACCACCAGCAACGTCGCCGGCATCTGGAACCAGGCCCTGGCCGGCCAGCAGCGCGCCAGCGAGGCCCTGTCGCAGGACCTGCGCGCCTCGCTCGACCACTTCGCCCAGACTTTCGAACAGCGCTCGGCCGCCCTGCTGGACAGCGTGTCCTCGCGCCTGGAGGAATCGTCGGGCAGCATGTCGCAAGCCTGGACCCAGGCGTTGTCGCGCCAGGAGCAGGCCAGCGAAAAGCTGGCTGGCGACAATCTGCAGGCCCTGACCGCGGCCGCGGCCAGCTTCGAGCAGCATTCGGCCTCGCTCTTGCGCACGCTGAACCAATCGCACACCCTGCTGCAGTCCGAGCTGGCCTCGCGCGACCAGCAGCGCCTGGCCGCCTGGACCGACACCCTGGGCGCCATGGGCGCCACGCTGCGCCAGGAATGGGAGCAGTCCGGCGCGCAGGCCGCCGAACGCCAGGAAGCCATCAGCGCCACGCTGGCGCAGACCGTGCGCGACATCACCGCGCAGGCGGAAGTCCAGGCGCGGCTGCTGGAAGGCGTGTCCGCCCGCATGGAGGCGGCCGCCAACGGCGTCTCGCAGCAATGGGCCAGCGCCCTGGCGCGCCAGGAACAGGCCGGCGAAAAGCTGGCTGGCGACAACCGCGAGGCCCTGGCCGCCGCGGCCGCCACCTTCGAACAGCATTCCGCGGCCCTGCTGCAGACGCTGGACCAGTCGCACACGCAACTGCAGGCCGCGCTGGCCTCGCGCGACCAGGAACGCCTGGCCGCCTGGACCGGCACGCTCACCGCCATGGCCGCCACGCTGAGCCAGGAATGGCAGCAGGCCGGCGCCGACACCGTGGCCCGCCAACAGGCCGCCAGCGACACGCTGGCCCAGACCGCGCGCGACATCGCCGCGCAAACGCAGGCCCAGGCCGGCCTGCTGGAAAGCGTCTCGGCCCGCCTGGAAACGGCGGCCGGCAGCGTCACCCAGGCCTGGACCGAGGCGCAAGCCCGCCAGGAACAGGTCAACGCCAAGCTGGCCGGCGACAACCAGCAAGCGCTGGAAACCGCCGCCGCCACCTTCGAACAACATTCCGCCGCACTGCTGCAAACGCTGGACCAGTCGCACGCCGAATTGCAAACCGCGCTGGCCTCGCGCGACCAGGAACGCCTGGCCGCCTGGACCGGCACGCTTACCGCCATGGCCGCCAAGCTCGGCCAGGAATGGGAACAGGCCGGCACCCAGGCCGCCCTGCGCCAGCTGGAAGTCAACGACACCCTGGCCCAGACCGCGCGCGACGTTTCGGCGCAAACCCAGGCCCAGGCGGGATTGCTGGAAAGCGTATCGGCCCGCCTGGAAACGGCCGCCACCGGCGTCACCCAGGCCTGGACCGAGGCGCAGGCGCGCCAGGAGCAGGCCAACGCCAAACTGGCCGGCGATACCCAGCAAGCGCTGGAAACCGCCGCCGCCTCCTTCGAGCAACATTCCGCCGCGCTGCTGCAAACGCTGGACCAATCGCACGCCGAGTTGCAGGCCGCGCTGGCCTCGCGCGACCAGGAACGCCTGGCCGCCTGGACCGGCACGCTCACCGCCATGGCCGCCAAGCTCGGCCAGGAATGGGAACAGGCCGGCACCCAGGCCGCGCTGCGCCAGCTGGAAGTCAACGACACCCTGGCCCAGACCGCGCGCGACATCACGGCCCAGACCCAGGCCCAGGCCGGCCTGCTGGAAAGCGTATCGGCCCGCCTGGAAACGGCCGCCACCGGCGTCACCCAGGCCTGGACCGAGGCGCAGGCGCGCCAGGAGCAGGCCAACGCCAAGCTGGCCGGCGACAACCAGCAGGCGCTGGAAACCGCCGCCGCGGCATTCGAACAACACTCCGCCGCCCTGCTGCAAACGCTGGAGCAATCGCAGACGGACCTGCAGAACGCGCTCGCCGCCGAGGACCAAGCGCGCCTGGAAGCCTGGACCGGCAAGCTCGGCACGATCGCCGACTCGCTGCGCGCCGAATGGGAACAGACCAGTTCCTACACGGCCAACCAGCAGCAGCAGATCTGCGACACGCTGGCCATCACGGCGCAGGACATCAGCGCGCAGACCCAGGCGTCCGCCAACGACACCATCGCCGAGATCGGCCGCCTGGTGCAGGCCGCGTCCGAAGCGCCGCGCGCGGCCGCCGAAGTCATCGGCGAACTGCGCCAGAAGCTCTCCGACAGCATGGAGCGCGACAACGACATGCTGGAGGAACGCAACCGCCTGCTGGAAACCTTGGGCACCCTGCTGGACGCCGTCAACCACACCGCCGCCGAACAGCGCACGGCCGTGGACGCGCTGGTGTCCTCGTCGGCAGAGCTGCTGGACCGCGTCGGCACGCAGTTCACCGAACAGGCGCAGGCCGAAACCGGCAAGCTGGCCGAGGTGGCCGCGCAGGTCGCCAGCGGCGCGGCCGAAGTGGCCAGCCTGGGCGAGTCCTTCGGCACTGCCGTGCAGCTCTTCGGCGAGTCCAACGACAAGCTGGTGGCGCACCTGCAGCGCATCGAAGCGGCGCTGGACAAGTCCA
- a CDS encoding DUF3348 domain-containing protein — translation MLQAPQRTGLSGPTLIRLLTRLTDVDVPQSRQSLSDHLSQWLGWTDAIALSAALNTSPPVIAPGARMFSSAEERECERVRTTLADAIASDTAATAAKRRTPGQAPAPAKQLAALAEADADYANFRQRYLSLQHTMETAVGNLRSRLRGMVAAKNGEMTRLAVVDAIMDRALLPKERALFGAIPKLLQGHFERLRDAEAAALAEAAALAEVPAEAGAETEAQGDAAAETGAAPAAAPASITPGAWLDTFRKDMRSVLLAELDVRLQPVEGLLATLRAS, via the coding sequence ATGTTGCAGGCCCCACAGCGCACAGGTTTAAGCGGCCCGACGCTCATTCGCTTGCTGACTCGCCTGACGGATGTCGACGTTCCGCAATCCAGGCAATCGCTCTCGGACCATCTGAGCCAGTGGCTCGGCTGGACGGACGCGATCGCGCTCTCCGCGGCGCTGAATACCAGCCCGCCGGTGATCGCCCCCGGCGCGCGCATGTTCAGCAGCGCCGAAGAGCGCGAGTGCGAACGCGTGCGGACCACGTTGGCCGACGCCATCGCCAGCGACACCGCGGCCACGGCCGCCAAGCGGCGCACGCCGGGACAAGCGCCGGCCCCCGCCAAACAACTGGCGGCGCTGGCCGAGGCCGACGCCGATTACGCGAATTTTCGCCAGCGCTATCTGTCGTTGCAGCACACGATGGAAACCGCGGTGGGCAATCTGCGCAGCCGGCTGCGCGGCATGGTCGCGGCCAAAAACGGCGAAATGACGCGCCTGGCGGTGGTCGACGCCATCATGGACCGCGCCCTGCTACCCAAGGAACGCGCGCTGTTCGGCGCGATTCCGAAGTTGCTGCAGGGCCATTTCGAGCGCCTGCGCGATGCGGAGGCCGCTGCCTTGGCCGAGGCTGCCGCATTGGCTGAAGTTCCAGCCGAGGCCGGCGCCGAGACCGAGGCGCAAGGCGATGCCGCGGCCGAGACGGGCGCGGCGCCCGCTGCGGCGCCGGCATCGATAACGCCGGGCGCCTGGCTGGACACGTTCCGCAAAGACATGCGCAGCGTGCTGCTGGCCGAATTGGATGTTCGTTTACAACCGGTCGAAGGGCTGCTTGCCACCCTTCGCGCCAGCTAA
- a CDS encoding LysR family transcriptional regulator, translating to MKRLQGMELFAEVAKAHSFSRAAATLGMPTSTVSRQVAELERSVGLRLLSRNTRRVELTDAGRLYFERCRRIVAEAEIAHEELREQLEIPSGPLRIQLPAAYALDALMPAMVAFGSRYPAIQLQMSVAGSEFAEHPPEIGDVAIRLGELPDSSLVARRLGAVHAGLYASPAYLAARGTPVSPADLARHDCIGLRAGGGQPAPWPLQRGREQLLVPVEHRYGANDACMARQLAVLGAGIAALGGDESGRLRSGELARVLPAWSLGPIEVHALTETRLLPARTRYLIDFLAEYLDARQDNPAHGLAPELRIRRVA from the coding sequence ATGAAACGCCTGCAAGGCATGGAACTGTTCGCCGAAGTGGCGAAGGCGCATAGCTTCAGCCGGGCCGCCGCGACGCTCGGCATGCCCACCTCCACGGTGTCGCGCCAGGTGGCCGAACTGGAGCGCTCGGTCGGCCTGCGGCTGCTCAGCCGCAACACGCGCCGCGTGGAGCTGACCGACGCCGGGCGGCTGTATTTCGAACGCTGCCGCCGCATCGTGGCCGAGGCCGAGATCGCCCACGAGGAACTGCGCGAACAGCTGGAAATCCCCAGCGGGCCGCTGCGCATCCAGCTGCCCGCGGCCTATGCGCTGGACGCATTGATGCCCGCCATGGTGGCGTTCGGCAGCCGCTACCCGGCTATCCAGCTCCAGATGAGCGTGGCCGGATCCGAGTTCGCCGAGCACCCGCCCGAGATCGGCGACGTCGCCATCCGCCTGGGCGAACTGCCCGACTCGTCGCTGGTGGCGCGCCGCCTGGGCGCGGTGCATGCCGGCCTGTATGCCTCGCCCGCCTACCTGGCCGCGCGCGGCACGCCTGTCAGCCCCGCCGACCTGGCGCGCCACGACTGTATCGGGCTGCGCGCCGGCGGCGGGCAGCCCGCGCCCTGGCCGCTGCAGCGCGGGCGTGAACAGTTGCTGGTTCCGGTGGAGCACCGCTACGGCGCCAACGACGCCTGCATGGCCAGGCAGCTTGCCGTGTTGGGCGCCGGCATCGCGGCGCTGGGCGGCGACGAAAGCGGCCGGCTGCGCTCGGGCGAGCTTGCGCGCGTGCTGCCGGCCTGGAGCCTGGGACCGATCGAGGTCCATGCCCTGACTGAAACCCGCTTGCTGCCAGCCCGGACCCGGTACCTCATCGATTTTCTGGCCGAATACCTGGACGCCCGGCAGGATAACCCGGCGCATGGCTTGGCGCCAGAACTCCGGATCCGCCGGGTGGCATAA
- a CDS encoding response regulator transcription factor: MRVLLVEDDAMLGDAVHTSLAQSGADVQWVRDVAQARLALVDHGFQAVLLDLGLPDGSGLAVLKHLRTRYDATPVLILTARDRLSERIQGLDAGADDYIVKPFQLDELLARLRAVVRRSSNAVVSALRCRDVVLEPARRAVTRAGVEVSLSAHEYRTLLALMERVGHTVSREQLEAAVYGDSGAIESNTVAVYIHQLRRKLGDKLIATVHGLGYRIEAGE, encoded by the coding sequence TTGCGTGTCCTGCTAGTTGAAGACGACGCCATGCTGGGCGACGCCGTGCACACCAGCCTGGCGCAGTCCGGCGCCGACGTGCAATGGGTGCGCGACGTTGCGCAGGCGCGGCTGGCCCTGGTGGATCACGGCTTTCAAGCCGTGCTGCTGGACCTGGGGCTGCCGGACGGCAGCGGACTGGCGGTCCTGAAGCATCTGCGTACGCGCTACGATGCCACGCCGGTGCTGATCCTGACCGCCCGCGACCGGCTGAGCGAGCGGATACAGGGCCTGGATGCCGGCGCCGACGACTACATCGTCAAGCCATTCCAACTGGACGAACTGCTGGCGCGGCTGCGCGCCGTGGTCCGGCGCAGCAGCAACGCCGTGGTCTCGGCGCTGCGCTGCCGCGACGTGGTGCTGGAGCCGGCCAGGCGGGCGGTGACCCGCGCGGGCGTCGAGGTCAGCCTCAGCGCGCATGAATACCGCACGCTGCTGGCGCTGATGGAGCGCGTCGGCCACACCGTCAGCCGCGAACAGCTGGAGGCGGCCGTCTACGGCGACAGCGGCGCCATCGAAAGCAACACGGTGGCCGTCTATATCCACCAGTTGCGCCGCAAGCTGGGCGACAAGCTCATCGCCACCGTCCACGGCCTGGGCTACCGCATCGAGGCCGGCGAATGA
- a CDS encoding ATP-binding protein: MKTLRKQLTLTLLLTMALSWIAVFAFQQYEAARSQTGARDQWLHDAASQMLASLPVSLLGNEAPSERFTPPASSRVDGDKVRFHLWSLVDRRLLLRSPESPAQPLSGGFQDGYFDVRADGMDWRVYAISDAQGRVQVQVARPQSELRAQSLYSLKRGLLIVSILFVLLAVVSWMVVGRAFRKVDRAGVAIARRGPFDLAPLPMAGMPGELRPFIRSINQLLLRVKGGMDRERRFLEDAAHELRTPLAALSAHAELVARSAGSGDAPAAIEKLRLVAQRTSRLSEQLLDQARMDALSASADEPELVELDALVAMLVRDWETDATRKQLRIQLDVQACVVRGRLDALGVLVRNLLDNAVRYTQSGGQIAVSCGPSADGGACLRVADDGPGIAPEERARVFDRFYRAPGSAAGGSGIGLSLVAQIAQQHGAEVTLGEGLRGAGVALTVSFPPAVGGTAAAGAPRA, encoded by the coding sequence ATGAAGACGCTGCGCAAGCAGCTCACGCTGACGCTGCTGTTGACGATGGCGCTGTCCTGGATCGCGGTGTTCGCCTTCCAGCAGTACGAAGCCGCGCGCTCGCAGACCGGCGCGCGCGATCAATGGCTGCACGACGCGGCCAGCCAGATGCTGGCGTCGCTGCCGGTCAGCCTGCTGGGCAACGAGGCCCCGTCCGAGCGTTTCACCCCGCCCGCATCCAGCCGTGTCGACGGCGACAAGGTGCGTTTCCACCTGTGGTCGCTGGTCGACCGCCGGCTGCTGCTGCGCTCGCCCGAGTCACCCGCGCAGCCCTTGAGCGGCGGCTTTCAGGACGGTTATTTCGACGTGCGCGCCGACGGCATGGACTGGCGCGTGTACGCGATCTCCGACGCGCAGGGGCGGGTGCAGGTGCAGGTGGCGCGACCGCAGAGCGAATTGCGCGCGCAGTCGCTGTACAGCTTGAAGCGCGGACTGCTCATCGTGTCTATTCTGTTCGTGCTGTTGGCCGTGGTGAGCTGGATGGTGGTCGGCCGCGCCTTCCGCAAGGTGGACCGTGCCGGCGTGGCCATTGCGCGGCGCGGTCCGTTTGACCTGGCGCCGCTGCCCATGGCCGGCATGCCGGGCGAACTGCGTCCCTTCATACGCTCGATCAACCAGCTGCTGCTGCGGGTCAAGGGCGGCATGGACCGTGAACGACGATTTCTGGAAGATGCCGCGCACGAGCTGCGCACCCCGCTGGCCGCGCTGAGCGCGCACGCGGAGCTGGTGGCCCGCAGCGCGGGTTCGGGAGACGCCCCGGCCGCCATCGAGAAACTGCGCCTGGTCGCCCAGCGCACCTCGCGCCTGTCGGAACAATTGCTGGACCAGGCCCGCATGGATGCGCTCAGCGCCAGCGCCGATGAACCGGAGCTGGTCGAACTGGACGCGCTGGTCGCCATGCTGGTGCGCGACTGGGAAACCGACGCCACCCGCAAGCAGCTGCGCATCCAGCTGGACGTGCAGGCCTGCGTCGTCCGGGGGCGGCTGGACGCGCTGGGCGTGCTGGTGCGCAACCTGCTGGACAATGCCGTGCGCTATACGCAGAGCGGCGGCCAGATCGCCGTGTCCTGCGGACCGTCGGCGGACGGCGGAGCCTGCCTGCGCGTGGCGGACGATGGGCCGGGCATCGCGCCGGAGGAACGCGCGCGCGTGTTCGACCGTTTCTATCGCGCCCCGGGCAGCGCCGCGGGCGGCAGCGGCATCGGCCTGTCGCTGGTGGCGCAGATCGCGCAGCAGCACGGCGCCGAGGTCACGCTGGGCGAGGGCCTGCGCGGCGCGGGCGTGGCGCTGACAGTGAGTTTCCCGCCTGCGGTCGGGGGAACTGCCGCGGCAGGGGCGCCGCGCGCCTGA
- a CDS encoding helix-turn-helix domain-containing protein, whose translation MDVLITSAARALAAGNPLGALNLVALRDDAPALALRGIAMAQLGDFRRARTLLRSAARNFDHKNVLARSRCVVAEAEIALVSRDLAWPEKALETARAALQAHGDPANAAHARHLQARRELLLGQLDRAEDALTTLDPALLAPASRAIHELIAAGIALRRLRTERARAALTQAELAARVAGIPALMAEVEQATLVLNTPAARLIGQGVQRPILLDEVEALLASDTLVVDGCRHAVRSAGREIALASRPVLFALARVLAEAWPQPAPRETLIEQAFRTAYFDETHRARLRVEIGRLRAALDGVAGISAARGGFVLKPQAGRPVALLAQPGGEGDRDQGAVLACLADGEAWSSSALALALGASQRTVQRTLDALAVAGKVQACGQGRARRWMTPPVPGFTTTLLLPAALAAD comes from the coding sequence ATGGATGTTCTGATCACCTCGGCCGCGCGCGCGCTGGCCGCCGGCAATCCGCTGGGCGCCCTGAACCTTGTGGCCCTGCGCGACGACGCGCCCGCGCTGGCCCTGCGCGGCATCGCCATGGCCCAGCTAGGCGATTTCCGCCGCGCCCGGACCTTGCTGCGCAGCGCGGCCCGGAACTTCGATCACAAGAATGTGCTGGCCCGCTCCCGATGCGTCGTGGCCGAGGCCGAGATCGCCCTGGTATCGCGCGATCTGGCCTGGCCGGAAAAGGCCCTGGAGACCGCGCGCGCTGCGCTGCAAGCCCACGGCGACCCGGCCAATGCCGCGCATGCGCGTCATCTGCAGGCCCGGCGCGAACTGCTGCTTGGCCAGCTCGACCGGGCCGAGGACGCCCTGACCACGCTGGACCCGGCCTTGCTGGCCCCGGCTTCCCGCGCCATCCATGAATTGATAGCTGCCGGTATCGCCTTGCGGCGCCTGCGCACCGAGCGCGCGCGCGCCGCGCTGACCCAGGCGGAACTGGCGGCCCGCGTCGCCGGCATCCCCGCGCTGATGGCCGAGGTGGAACAGGCCACCCTGGTCCTGAATACGCCAGCCGCGCGCCTGATCGGGCAGGGCGTGCAGCGGCCCATTCTGCTGGATGAAGTGGAGGCGCTGCTGGCATCCGACACGCTGGTCGTGGACGGCTGTCGCCATGCGGTGCGCAGCGCGGGCCGCGAGATTGCGCTGGCGAGCCGGCCGGTGCTGTTCGCGCTGGCACGTGTCCTGGCCGAAGCCTGGCCGCAGCCCGCGCCCAGGGAAACGCTCATCGAGCAGGCCTTCCGCACCGCCTATTTCGATGAAACGCACCGCGCGCGCCTGCGCGTCGAGATAGGGCGCCTGCGCGCGGCCTTGGACGGTGTGGCCGGTATCAGCGCCGCGCGCGGCGGTTTCGTCCTCAAACCGCAGGCAGGCCGGCCGGTCGCGCTATTGGCCCAGCCTGGCGGCGAAGGCGACAGGGATCAGGGAGCGGTGCTGGCCTGCCTGGCGGACGGCGAAGCCTGGTCCAGTTCCGCCCTGGCCCTGGCGTTGGGGGCAAGCCAGCGCACCGTGCAGCGTACGTTGGACGCATTGGCCGTGGCGGGCAAGGTGCAGGCTTGCGGACAGGGCCGGGCCCGCCGCTGGATGACGCCGCCGGTGCCGGGATTCACGACAACCTTGTTACTCCCGGCCGCGCTGGCCGCCGACTAG
- a CDS encoding glutaminyl-peptide cyclotransferase: MKRTQAQIIREYGPFPGVQAVHGVTYDGRQVWFAAGEKLIAMDPDSGSTQATIDIVADAGTAFDGKHLYQISDGTIVKLEPRSGRVLSRIPAPGGGGASGMAWAEGSLWVAEYRQRKIHQVDPETGRVLRTIESNRYVTGVTWVDGQLWHGTWEDGASDLRQLDEKTGEVLQSVEMPAGIGVSGLESDGAGCFFCGGGDSGKLRAVRRPPAKAVDTAVTNG; this comes from the coding sequence ATGAAACGAACGCAAGCCCAGATCATCCGCGAGTACGGCCCATTTCCCGGCGTGCAGGCCGTGCATGGCGTGACCTATGACGGCCGGCAGGTGTGGTTCGCCGCCGGCGAAAAGCTGATTGCCATGGACCCGGATAGCGGCAGCACCCAAGCCACGATCGACATCGTCGCCGACGCGGGCACGGCCTTTGACGGCAAGCATCTCTATCAGATTTCCGACGGCACCATCGTCAAGCTGGAACCGCGGAGCGGCCGGGTGCTGAGCCGCATCCCAGCGCCCGGCGGCGGCGGCGCCTCGGGCATGGCCTGGGCCGAGGGCAGCCTGTGGGTGGCCGAGTACCGCCAGCGCAAGATCCACCAGGTGGATCCCGAAACCGGCCGCGTGCTGCGCACCATCGAATCCAACCGCTACGTCACCGGCGTGACCTGGGTGGACGGCCAGCTGTGGCACGGCACCTGGGAGGACGGCGCCAGCGATCTGCGGCAGCTGGACGAAAAGACCGGCGAAGTGCTGCAAAGCGTGGAGATGCCGGCCGGCATCGGCGTGTCGGGGCTGGAATCGGATGGCGCCGGCTGCTTTTTCTGCGGCGGCGGCGACAGCGGCAAGCTGAGGGCGGTGCGCCGTCCGCCAGCCAAGGCCGTCGATACGGCGGTCACCAACGGATGA
- a CDS encoding TRAP transporter substrate-binding protein, with protein sequence MQHVTKPRRKFISGAAVAGAAALGFPAVARAQNAPVSLRFQSTWPANDIFHEFARDYAQKVNDMAGGQLKIEILPAGAVVKAFDLLDAVSAGTLDGGHGVVAYWYGKNTAVALWGSGPSFGMDANMLLAWHEYGGGKELLVEIQKAMGVNVVSLMYGPMPTQPFGWFKRPITKMEEVKGLKFRTVGLAIDMYTAMGAAVNALPGGEIVPALDRGLLDGAEFNNASSDLALGFQDVSKICMLQSFHQSAEQFEILFNKAKYDALPEHLKHILSYAAQASSADMSWKAANRYSQDYVKLQKDHNVKFYKTPDAILQQQLKIWDEMIAKRSAENPLFKKVLESQRAFAERVGRWHGDTSVNFRMAYNHYFSRSTKQA encoded by the coding sequence ATGCAACACGTTACCAAGCCCCGCCGCAAGTTCATCTCCGGCGCCGCTGTCGCCGGGGCCGCCGCACTAGGATTTCCGGCAGTGGCCCGCGCGCAGAACGCCCCGGTTTCCCTGCGCTTCCAGAGCACCTGGCCCGCCAACGACATCTTCCACGAGTTCGCCCGCGACTATGCGCAGAAGGTCAACGACATGGCCGGCGGCCAGTTGAAGATCGAGATCCTGCCGGCTGGCGCCGTGGTCAAGGCCTTCGACCTGCTGGATGCGGTGTCCGCCGGCACGCTGGACGGCGGGCATGGGGTGGTCGCCTACTGGTACGGCAAGAACACGGCGGTGGCGCTGTGGGGATCGGGGCCGTCCTTCGGCATGGATGCCAACATGCTGCTGGCCTGGCACGAGTACGGCGGCGGCAAGGAGCTGCTGGTCGAGATCCAGAAAGCCATGGGCGTGAACGTGGTGTCGCTGATGTACGGGCCGATGCCGACTCAGCCTTTCGGATGGTTCAAACGTCCTATCACAAAGATGGAGGAGGTCAAGGGCCTCAAGTTCCGCACCGTGGGCCTGGCCATCGACATGTACACGGCCATGGGTGCCGCCGTGAACGCGTTGCCCGGCGGGGAAATCGTGCCCGCGCTGGACCGCGGCCTGCTGGACGGGGCGGAGTTCAACAACGCTTCGTCGGATCTGGCCCTGGGCTTCCAGGACGTCTCCAAGATCTGCATGCTGCAGAGCTTCCACCAAAGCGCGGAGCAGTTCGAAATCCTGTTCAACAAGGCCAAGTACGACGCGCTGCCGGAGCACCTGAAGCACATCCTCAGCTATGCCGCGCAGGCCTCCAGCGCGGACATGTCCTGGAAGGCGGCAAACCGCTATTCGCAGGACTACGTCAAGCTGCAGAAGGACCACAACGTCAAGTTCTACAAGACGCCGGACGCCATCCTGCAGCAGCAGCTGAAGATCTGGGACGAGATGATCGCCAAGCGCTCGGCCGAAAACCCCTTGTTCAAGAAGGTGCTGGAATCGCAGCGGGCCTTCGCCGAGCGCGTCGGGCGCTGGCACGGGGACACCTCGGTCAACTTCCGCATGGCCTACAACCACTACTTCTCGCGCTCCACCAAACAGGCTTGA